From Paenibacillus sp. GP183, one genomic window encodes:
- a CDS encoding HPr family phosphocarrier protein: MSSEIQAIVDINQTAARFKSSIVLRINHIKFVDVKSILGLSITLYRSHDYKLEIHGPDETEARAAMLEVFKKHHLLVQLI; encoded by the coding sequence ATGAGTTCAGAGATCCAAGCGATTGTTGATATCAATCAAACTGCGGCCCGTTTTAAATCGAGCATCGTGCTTCGCATTAATCACATCAAATTTGTAGACGTCAAAAGCATACTCGGTCTAAGTATTACCTTGTATCGAAGTCATGATTATAAGCTGGAAATTCACGGACCTGACGAGACGGAAGCCAGAGCCGCCATGCTGGAGGTTTTCAAAAAGCATCATCTGCTCGTGCAACTGATTTGA
- a CDS encoding M23 family metallopeptidase, whose product MASERNPRKIRVGKRVPMWRSGRYWAFLLGLFALAGLAVIFIMGRPVLAPEHGALQGHTAATSISPAPTASPVAKKKVILDFHMQNLSQGWIRYADSAKITKDGGVSWTEATVDQLAPDSAGDETLQALLGTLPKPLTVNFKSKTLDVMKSQFLTDRVGWVLAAEGLDPTLLVTVDGGGTWTDQVTPDVTSVMNAEQKRIQTLLQEAAYYTAKEAAKAAIQSDWTLFPKSASPGDVVLVRHKEAGEISWQGKKYPLQSFGTGYFAYLPLSIDLKPGPYPVGDQILTVKAKKFDTQYLEVTKQMESMRQDTARIQADQKKIDMARSRSAPEFLFSSDFIQPVEGILTTPYGYTRYVNGKYDSSHRAIDLAAKEGTPIKATNDGIVALADSLYLTGNSIYLDHGMGLFSQYAHMSELRVKTGDKVKKGDIIGLVGTTGFSTGPHLHFTFWANNVPVNPNMFFDSTPFKWLQP is encoded by the coding sequence ATGGCTTCAGAACGAAATCCTCGCAAGATTAGAGTCGGTAAGCGTGTGCCGATGTGGCGCTCGGGCAGGTATTGGGCATTCCTGCTGGGACTTTTTGCGCTCGCTGGTTTGGCCGTTATTTTCATTATGGGAAGGCCTGTTTTGGCGCCTGAGCATGGAGCCTTGCAAGGTCATACAGCAGCGACAAGTATATCCCCGGCTCCAACTGCTTCACCCGTGGCAAAGAAAAAGGTAATCCTCGATTTTCATATGCAAAATCTTTCCCAAGGCTGGATTCGATACGCGGACAGCGCCAAGATCACCAAAGACGGGGGAGTGAGCTGGACAGAAGCAACCGTTGATCAGCTTGCACCGGACTCTGCCGGGGATGAAACACTGCAAGCGCTGCTCGGTACTTTGCCTAAGCCGCTTACTGTAAACTTTAAGTCTAAGACCCTCGATGTAATGAAGTCACAATTTCTTACGGATCGAGTGGGGTGGGTGCTTGCAGCAGAAGGTTTGGATCCCACGTTGCTCGTTACCGTGGACGGTGGAGGAACCTGGACCGACCAAGTGACCCCGGACGTCACATCGGTGATGAACGCAGAGCAAAAACGCATACAGACTCTTCTTCAAGAGGCTGCCTATTACACGGCCAAAGAAGCGGCAAAAGCAGCGATCCAGTCCGATTGGACCCTCTTCCCCAAATCGGCATCGCCGGGAGATGTTGTACTTGTGCGGCATAAGGAAGCGGGGGAAATAAGCTGGCAAGGGAAGAAGTATCCCCTGCAGTCTTTTGGTACGGGGTATTTTGCTTACCTGCCGTTGTCGATTGATTTGAAACCGGGTCCCTATCCCGTCGGCGATCAGATTCTGACCGTCAAAGCCAAAAAGTTCGATACCCAATATCTTGAGGTCACCAAGCAAATGGAGAGCATGAGGCAGGACACAGCCCGCATCCAGGCCGACCAAAAGAAAATCGATATGGCTCGCAGCCGGTCTGCGCCGGAGTTTTTATTCTCGTCGGATTTTATCCAGCCTGTTGAGGGGATTTTGACAACGCCCTACGGCTATACTCGTTATGTGAACGGCAAGTATGACAGCTCCCATCGGGCCATCGACTTGGCGGCGAAAGAGGGAACTCCGATCAAGGCCACCAACGATGGTATTGTCGCCTTGGCCGATTCGCTGTATCTTACCGGAAATTCCATTTATCTCGATCATGGCATGGGGTTGTTCTCGCAGTATGCCCATATGTCCGAACTGCGCGTGAAGACAGGGGATAAAGTAAAAAAGGGCGATATTATCGGGCTTGTCGGGACTACGGGATTTTCCACGGGACCGCATCTGCATTTTACCTTTTGGGCGAATAACGTTCCTGTCAATCCGAACATGTTTTTTGACTCCACGCCATTTAAATGGCTTCAACCCTGA
- a CDS encoding sensor histidine kinase, which produces MMIGFFTLLFGIAGAIFIANMVKKAILGLEPQEIAALYEEKRAILESIREGIIAINSKGIITMVNEAAIHLLELRNVKEITGQHILNLLPSTRLLEVIRTGRAEFDQQMWFGENELIINRIPIVNRQRQVIGAVSSFRNKSEIFKLGQELSQVKKYAEALRAQTHEFSNKLYMISGLIQLESYHEAIEVISRESDIHHNLVHFIMKEFPDPINGGLLIGKFNRAQELKVHFEIDRESIFRDVSAELDRDLLVTIIGNIIDNAMDAVLERSDLSEKTVKVFFTDLGDDLIIECEDNGIGIPDENGDKVFELGFSTKNEAGRGFGLFLVQRAATKLNGYVTVSRSSNGGTVFTVAIPKPKVQQVRGEL; this is translated from the coding sequence ATGATGATTGGCTTCTTCACCTTGCTATTCGGAATCGCAGGGGCTATCTTCATAGCCAATATGGTGAAAAAAGCGATACTTGGCCTAGAGCCTCAGGAAATTGCTGCCTTGTATGAGGAAAAAAGAGCCATTCTCGAGTCAATACGCGAGGGCATCATTGCCATTAACTCCAAGGGCATTATAACCATGGTCAATGAGGCCGCCATTCATTTGCTGGAGCTAAGGAATGTAAAAGAGATAACGGGACAGCATATCTTGAATTTATTGCCGTCCACTCGGCTGTTAGAGGTGATCCGAACCGGCAGGGCGGAATTTGATCAACAGATGTGGTTTGGAGAAAATGAGCTGATCATCAACCGAATTCCCATCGTCAATCGCCAAAGGCAGGTGATCGGCGCGGTCTCGAGCTTTCGGAATAAATCGGAGATATTCAAGCTGGGGCAGGAGCTGTCTCAGGTTAAGAAATATGCGGAAGCATTACGTGCCCAGACGCATGAGTTTTCGAATAAGCTGTATATGATTTCCGGCCTTATTCAGCTTGAGTCGTACCATGAAGCCATAGAAGTGATTTCGCGGGAATCGGACATCCATCACAATCTGGTGCATTTTATCATGAAGGAATTTCCCGATCCGATTAATGGCGGCCTGCTTATCGGCAAATTTAATCGGGCGCAGGAATTGAAGGTACATTTTGAGATTGACCGGGAAAGCATTTTTCGGGACGTTTCAGCTGAATTGGACCGCGATCTGTTAGTTACGATCATTGGCAACATTATTGATAATGCGATGGATGCTGTATTGGAACGATCGGATCTGAGCGAGAAAACGGTGAAGGTATTTTTTACGGATCTGGGTGACGATCTGATTATTGAGTGTGAGGACAACGGAATTGGCATACCGGATGAAAACGGCGACAAGGTGTTCGAATTGGGGTTTTCTACCAAGAATGAAGCAGGGCGCGGGTTCGGATTGTTTCTGGTTCAGCGGGCAGCGACGAAATTAAACGGCTACGTGACGGTTTCCAGGAGTTCAAACGGAGGCACTGTCTTCACTGTAGCCATACCCAAACCAAAGGTGCAACAAGTAAGGGGTGAATTGTGA
- a CDS encoding VOC family protein, with product MMSSAPFQIQKIKQLSIPVHELDAAVAFYQENLGLPLLFRVPNMAFLDCDGIRILLSVPETEKLDHPSSIVYFQVEDIDASYQALLARDVHFIGKPHKIAEMNQIETWMVFFKDPDENVHALTAEKPVSAKA from the coding sequence ATGATGAGTTCAGCACCATTTCAAATCCAAAAAATTAAGCAGCTATCCATTCCTGTGCATGAATTGGATGCTGCCGTTGCTTTTTACCAAGAGAATCTTGGACTTCCGCTGTTGTTTCGTGTTCCGAATATGGCCTTTTTGGATTGCGATGGGATTCGCATCCTACTCAGTGTTCCGGAGACGGAAAAGTTGGATCATCCGAGCTCGATTGTTTATTTCCAGGTTGAAGATATCGATGCTTCCTATCAAGCTTTGCTGGCGCGAGATGTCCATTTCATCGGGAAACCGCACAAAATCGCAGAAATGAATCAAATCGAAACCTGGATGGTGTTCTTCAAAGACCCGGATGAGAATGTTCATGCCCTTACCGCGGAAAAACCGGTGTCCGCAAAAGCCTAA
- a CDS encoding response regulator codes for MALVKQMETLHVLIVDDERRIAEINRRFVERVAGFEVTGIATDTIQALDLLDDLEIDLVLLDIYFPGTSGLELLKIIQKQYPHTDVIMISAAKEIETVRETVKGGAFDYILKPLIFERLQDTLKRYHVFRSRLAQLQQEGRQISQDEIDYLIKGEDKRDAPYLPTGIDKLTLEKIVSVITEEQEGLTAEQVSRSIGASRSTARRYLEYLVSEGRLKADLSYGSVGRPERVYKGTKQHL; via the coding sequence ATGGCACTCGTGAAGCAAATGGAAACACTTCATGTTTTGATTGTAGATGATGAGAGGCGGATCGCGGAAATTAATCGCAGGTTCGTGGAAAGAGTGGCAGGCTTTGAAGTGACGGGGATTGCGACGGATACTATTCAGGCTTTGGATTTGCTGGATGATCTTGAGATAGATTTGGTTCTGCTGGATATTTATTTCCCGGGCACCAGCGGACTCGAATTGCTGAAAATCATCCAAAAACAGTATCCCCACACCGATGTGATCATGATCAGCGCAGCCAAAGAAATTGAAACGGTCCGGGAAACTGTAAAAGGCGGCGCCTTCGATTACATTTTGAAGCCGCTGATCTTTGAAAGATTGCAGGACACATTGAAAAGATATCATGTATTTCGATCCCGGTTGGCCCAGCTGCAGCAAGAAGGCAGACAAATCAGCCAGGATGAAATCGATTATTTGATCAAAGGTGAGGATAAGAGGGATGCCCCTTATTTACCTACGGGCATCGACAAGCTGACGTTGGAAAAAATCGTTTCCGTCATTACAGAGGAACAGGAAGGCTTAACGGCAGAGCAGGTGTCCCGTTCTATTGGCGCAAGCCGATCTACCGCGCGAAGATACCTGGAGTATCTGGTTTCGGAAGGCCGGCTGAAAGCCGACCTGTCCTACGGTTCCGTCGGGCGCCCGGAGCGGGTTTACAAGGGTACCAAGCAGCACCTTTAG